The Xyrauchen texanus isolate HMW12.3.18 chromosome 17, RBS_HiC_50CHRs, whole genome shotgun sequence DNA window GTTGCAGTAGTCCAGCCGGGATGTAATAAGAGCATGAATTACTATTTCCAAGTCCTTCTGTGagagaaactgttttaatttagcaatggaccttagatgaaaaaaacttcctttaacaacagcatttatctgcttatcaaaaaataagtcagaatcaaagatgacacccaaGTTCTTAACTCTATTGTGCATGGTTAAAGATAAAGTACCCAACTGATTTTCAATATCAGCGATATGTAGCGAAGAGCCAAAAGCAATGACCTCGGTTTTATCCTCATTAAGCATGAGGAAGTTTTCAGATATCCATAATTTAACTTCCTCAAGACAGGAGATGAGATTACTGATAGAACAACAATCGTTAGACCTGACAGGAAGATaaaattgtgtgtcatcagcataacaatgttAAGCTATACTGTATTTCTGAAAGATGGAgcctaaaggaagcatataaagagaaaaaagcagaGGACCCAATATGGAGCCTTGTGGAACGCCACatgtgagcagtgttggggaagagaAGTGATTATCAATATTGATAGAAAAAGTTATTTCCTTAAGATATGATGAAAACCAGTTTAATGCAACTCCCTTGATGCCAACCACCTTCTCAAGACGATGTAAGAGAATGGAGTGATCGATCGTGTCAAATGCTGCACTGAGGTCTAGAAGGATGTGAAAAAGAACAGTAATCCGACGACTttgaaagtcatatagggtttaGGCGGCATTACACGCTTATCTCACAcgagaggcagtttgaactccaTCTTTGTCAACACGCAAAACACAGcaaacattttaagtaaaaagaaaagttttaaatattgatctatttcttacaaaCACCTagcattttgcttcagaagacatttttaatccattggagtcatatggattacttttatgatggctatatttgcttgttggagcttcaatattttggcacccattcacttgcattgtatggacctacagagctgagatattcttccaaaaattggtgagaaaatggtgagagttttcatttttaggtgaactattcctttaacttgtattgaacccggaatatttaaTACGATTCTGACCTTTAGTGGACAAAAGCAGAACATTGTGCTGTTACATGTTGGTTTCATTTCCATGCTTACCAGATCAAGATTAGCTGTGTATGATGATTAGTTATGTTTCTGACTTTATAtctttcagatttatttatttcagttctgaaactaattttttttttctgtcaacaCAGATTTAAATGTACAATGATGGATCCCATCAACTTTACAGAGAGTCCTCTCAATCAAAACACATCTGAGTTTGATTATGACTACTATGAGAATACAGAGCTTGAGAAATCACTTAACATCATGTCACTCATAGTCTACACCTTGGCTTTTGTACTTGGAGTGGTAGGCAATGGCATTGTGATTTGGGTAGCTGGATTCAAAATGAAAAGAACAGTCAACACTGTCTGGTTCTTGAACCTTGCTGTGGCTGACTTCCTCTTCACTGCCTTCCTTCCTCTCAGCGTGGCTTATACAGCTAAGGGTTTCCACTGGCCTTTTGGCCAGTTCATGTGTAAATTCAACAGCACCCTTAGTTTCCTCAACATGTTTTCAAGTGTGTACATCCTGGTCGTGATTAGCGTTGACCGCTGTGTGTCTGTGGCGTGTCCAATCTGGGCACAGAATCATCGTAATGTAAGTCGTGCATCTGTTATGAGCTTGGCAGTTTGGATATTTGCTCTGGTTTTGAGCTCTCCCTACTTTGTCTTCAAGGACACTGCACCAGACCACAGCAATGAAAACATAATTAACTGCTTCAATAACTTTGCCTTCTCTGATGACTATGAAACACCAGAGGTCGTGGCGCTCCGTATGTTACGCCACCGTGCCATGATCGTTACCCGTTTCCTCCTAGGCTTTGTGGTACCTTTTGTAATTATTGTCTCTTGCTATGCAGTTATCATCCATCGTCTCCAAAGAAACTGTTCGATGTCTGGACGAACTCGACATCCTTTCAAGATCATTGCTGCTGTGATCACTGCCTTCTTCTTGTGCTGGGCTCCGTACCATATCCTAGTCCTCATTGAGATGGTAAACCACATGGCAACTAAATACAGCCCCACCCTACAGTATGTCACTACTGTTGGAATTCCTGTTGCAACCAGTTTGGCTTTCCTAAACAGCTGCCTAAACCCTTTGTTGTATGTTTTCATGGTACAAAACTTTAAAGACAAAGTGCGTAAGTCTGTCCTGAAAGTCTTGGAAACAGCTTTCACAGAAGAAGTTTCATGCACAAATACTTGCACACATTCAATGCACATCATTCGAAACAAAGAGCAAGAAAGTAAGTCCTTCTCTGATGCTGAAGTATAACAAAGAGACATGAGGCACCATGTCTAAGGGAAGACATTACAGAGACTGGTCAGTCAATTTGACTGGAAGGGTAACTGGAACTGAACAATTTGATGGGTAACTGGAAGAACCTGGATCAAAAGAAATACAGTTAGTAGTTCAAAGCTATACATAAGAACACTGCCTTCaactgtgtgcgtgcgtgcgtgcgtgtgtgtgtgtgtgtcacattaATGAATAAGTGTTTTACCaaaatacatatatactgtattgtgTAAAACTTTGTATTGAATTGTATAAATGTCAATTTGTGATTTTATTGAGGGCCTTAATCAGCAGTGTAGTAGATTGAAGTCTTTCAATCATTGAACATGTTGGGAGAGCAGTTTTTGTGCAGTTTCTTATGCAATTTctgtataaataattttatttgaaaatatttgataaaGTTACATCGCTGTCATGTCAGATTTATCCAAAAACCTAAAACTAATTAAACTTACCAGTTTAGCAAATTAAACTCATCTCATCACATTTTTAATAAGGTGTGGATATCTCTGTATCTGTACAATCATGtgtcaatatcataaaaaattgAACATTAGAAGTTTTGGTAGTGGTTTTACGCTGTAACCCAACCAAAAACCTTAGTTATCCTAATGCAATATAATTTTGAAATTTTCTaagggaacagttcacccaaaaactacaatatatatatatatatatatatatatatatatatatatatatatatatatatatatatatatataatttacctcACCTATCTCTCATttcttgttccaaacccagatgacttttttcttttcttttctctctctctctctctctctctctttttttttttttttttttgtaacacaaaacaatacattttgtagaaagttctggtcactgtttttttatgcaataacagtgaatggggactgaaaaattatggaaaaattcCATTAACTATAATTAAGGTATCGCAAAGGTAGTCCATATTTGTGCAGTATTTGTGAACAAAGGATTAATTTTTAAGAACAgattgtctttttaaaaaatttaaaaagtcccAATTTACAGTTATGGCATGGAAAACAGCAACTGTAGAGGTTCTTAACCTCGGGGTCACGGCCATACAGAGGTCCATATGGGGTCGCAAGAGAGTGCTACTCTATCTTATTTTTACTAAGCATCATTTTGTAAAGCTGTAGTAGGTTAACactttttataaaatatacagtacaacagTAATTACTGAGTGCCCTGAAACAGCTGGTACTACTTGATAGTACTTATTTGATGAGGTAGATTTCAGTGCTCTTGTTTGCATCAAGACACACGACCAATCAGGTTGGATATAACTTCTAACTATAATGCCGAACTTGGACAAACTGCAGCATGACACACCAGCCCTAACACTGTTCACCCTGAACTGCTTTCTAAATGTCCATATACATTTGCCTTCATTTTTAGTCTTAATAAGAATATTGAATGAGAATATCCAACTGGTGTTATATCAGGAGTGTTTAGTTTCTCCAATGCATGATGAATTTACATCTCTCACAATTAATAACAGAAACAGCAACCAAACAATTGTAAACATCTGCTCTAAAATCATAAGTGGGGGCAGACAAAGCTTAGTCTCATACTATAAATAGTGACCCAGAGATAGGCGCACCAGCTATGCTTACCACCATTCTCTACCAAAGGGCACAATCTCAGAGCATCATTCACACTGGAGGCAATCTGTTTACTGAACAGATCATCGTACTGAGCTATCTCAAGAGTTTGCCACATAAAAGCAGACTACTTTGTGCAATTAATCTTTTGTGCACATTCATAACTTTCAGATTTGCTGATGTATTTGTAAGCTATATCTACCTTAAACATTGTACTTCATTCAATTTTACATTGTTATATACTGTTTCTCATATTGTGTATACTGTAGGCTATAATATTCACCACACACCACATAACAGCAGATTGCTTGGTGAGAAAAGTTTTGGCATGGAAATTATGGCTCTATCATTTTTCATCTCTGGGGTGTAAAGACATGAATTAAAATTATAACCAACGAGCACTCTCAAAATTGCCATGGATGCTGCATTGGTCGTGTTAGGGTATAGCTACTGGCTGTTAACGAAATCTGAAATAAGGGGTTTGGAAGACATCAAGGCACATCTGAACTCAATGTTTGCATAACATTCTGTCTTgatgtttgattttattttttaataatcaaCCCGTATTATCCCTGGCTGTCTATAAGCCACAAGATTTTAATAAGTTGCACAAAACGGTATCATTCGGACCTCCAGCATTCAGAATAGAGGTCAATGGTGGTTTAATTTGGTTAATTACAATGGTTTAAGTTGTTTACTGACTGCAGCAAGACGGTTTCGAACTGTCTGAACGCTCCTATTTCCCCAGCAGGTGGCAGTAATCCACCTAGCGTTGTGTACAAATTGGGGCGGTGAATGGGAAGCGGaagctatttgttttttttctctttctcactctcttttgCTCCCGTTTcgtgaatgtggacaaaacatcTGTTGGCTGGTCAAAAGTCAAACTCGAGGTACGCTAAACATTGAATTCGCTAAGGATCGCACTCCTGCTAAGTTTTAAAATGAAAGGGAAAACTGATGTGTCTACGTGCGTTTGATCGCCCTCAGAAGTGACATCTATTAGTCGACGAGGTAATACATTGAAACGTGGAGCTGCTTGTATTTGCAAATGCGGTGATATAAAAGCATGGGACTGGTATTTTATATCACGTCCAACTAACCAAATGGGGTTTATTTTGGTTGGTTAGCCTTCATGTCGGCTACAAGTAAGGCCTAAATCTACTTCGCTTAAGTAGCGTGTGGTTTAGGCTTTTAAGATGGCGGTGCTTATGTGGTGGCGTTGTTGTGCCTGTACTGCTGTTGTATGTTGTTTGGGGACATAATCTTCCCGTTGTCTTAGATAAATGTATCCGTATACCCCAATTACTTCCATTTATTgtaattaatatacatttatgtcGTTCAAAATTtctgtattttaattattaaacaaataccatagttttCCAGAATGCCTTAGTTGCCAGAGTTTTCGTTAGTACTGTACAACAATGCGAAGTTATATTAATATTAGTAGGCTAACTATGGTGAAGAGGCGACCAATCGCCACActtaaatagttcacccacaaagggacattctctcatcatctactaacccttatgccatctcagatgtatgactttcttctgcagaacacaaagatttttagaagaatctcccagctctgttggtccacacgaTTAAAGTGAAggttgaccagaactttgaagctcaaaaagcaaaaaggcagcataaaagtaaaccataagtggactccagtggtgaaatccatttaatttaaagatatatgattggtgtggatgagaaacggatcaatattgaagtttttactattaatctccacttttgcTTCCATATTttcctttttcatttatttttggctattcacattctttgtgcaaatcgctaccaactgggcagggaggacaatttctGGGGGggaatgacttaaatattgatctatttctcaccacaccttacatatcacttctgaagaaatggattaaacaatttgagttttatggattacttttttgatgcctttttatttttggagattcaacgttgtcacttgcattgtattgacctatagagctgagatatttttctacatttcttcatttgtgttctgcagaagacaaagtcaaacacatctgggatggtgtaaataatgagaatttaaatttagttggtgaactatccctttaaatacaattgttaattcaACAACCATCAGTGACTCCTGAAAGGAAGAGTTACATACAAGTAATGTAAATATCACGGGGGTAAGCATCAGTGCCTTTTGAGCTGTTGTCTGTGCCATTGTTTTCTGTTTACGAAATGTTTcatcatgttaaaaaaaaaataaaaaattatgtcaaaGCTTATGTAATCTTGATCTTGTTTGCCTCAGTttgctatgtatttatttaattttttttagcagaTAGTGATGacctgtattaaaaataaaatgttcttgttTTGTCTGTTAATTTTTAGGAATATTAACTCTGGTGTTGGACCTTGCCTCAGTAAAGGGGGAttgatcatataaaaaaaaatctgaattgcgGTAAGTAAAAAGTTGAACCCCTGATTTTCTGTTACTCTGTAAGGATTTTAATATTTTGacactagtgctgcacgattaatcatatcgcaagcgcgatgtcagcctgtgcgattatattaaataagtgcatgtgtggacgtgacagcccattttcTACACTGCTAATTAAAAGATGACCAGTCTATAATGATGACACGTGAGATGAGAGAAgcactgcagctcgagtgtctgatagaaacgcAGATCACAgcatggcgatatatctttatttcatccttaattaagcttcatataatacgggagcgtgacatgtaaataagcacaaactccaaataTTAAGCACAATATTAACGCAAAGCCAACGTTTAcgtgtttttaacgtcactttttttgATCATTATGGTTCCACCTCATTTTAAGCCAGGAAAACCCCTGGTTATATGGCAATATTGTGGCTTTAAAATAACCAACACTGAGCAGAGAGaggtactgtgcaaaattaaagTTGCTGCAACACAACAAATTTATATCAGCAACTGAAACAGCACAGAGAAAAGTAGAAAAGCGAGATTTCAAAAAattatccacacactggacaagagataccagcgataagtagaactttttagaaagaggatttggaaataccagttggacatttaaaaaacaaacgcacaaaaaaacaacagtttgagtgaacctcacttttatatccagttttcttttcaaaagagtttatagaaagtacatgttacatcctgcttaaatgtccctgtttgtttggacagtcttattttcatgaaaatgtgtatgttcttatttattatatttaggtgtaatattgagaaaataacaagtttgtaGTAATACAAAGGtgttatttaatttagtaaaaatattaattgaaaacacAGTTCATTTATAGTGGTTTTTGTTggtagtttgtatgtttgagttgagaaacaGTTTTcggcattatcagtaatctatttgtgcatttaccTTGATATCCAAGCAAACGATAAGAAAATCAAAATGGATAATTCTGTCAACAAAAAGCTAATTACTGTTATTGACTTTTTCTTCTATCTGCTTTAAAGTGTTTTGTGCTACACTTCCCTTACTATACAGTAGATTAATATATtctggtttaaaaaaacaaatcttgtTTTTAAAGTGTGCAACCTTTATGACAAGACCTCTAGAAATAAATCACAAGTCAAACACAACTCTCTCCTACACGCTGATCTTGTATTCCAATGAAGAATTGTAAAATATAATCTTAACATtaaaattgtacatttaataGAACTCCCATACCTCTTATTTTAGGCCACATTCATAAATTCACAGGAAGAGTCAATTATTATAGGCAGTGCAAAATATGCTGTGCTAGAtcaaataaaaagacttattagGCTTTTACAATTTTTCACCCAAACTCACCCTCACATGTGATATGTCTTCACTGCAGATCTTTGATATTTTCCACATCTCAGTTGAGAGCAGCGTGAATAACTTTTTTGACCCAATATTACAAGCCAATTCGACATTGCAAAATGCGAGATTTAAATTCGACACCTATTTTTTtggacacttttttttctttttttttttgtatccgtgtcatcataaattacaataacagagtgtaactgGTGCATAATATGACTGCGGATAGCTTATTAGCGCATAAGCActatgaattcagaatgtaaacaagacaaattacacTATCTACTGCAAATACATTGTTTCTTTAtcgagtgtttaaaaaaaaaagcatattttattaatctcatgtgaattcttttcaatgaggcatgaagtcattgataacccattttattgtcatattaGTTGAGGCTTtacattagggatgtgcacgagtaggcgaatattcgttctgcaataattcTTCAtgtagtaaaaatactattaaaTTTTTGaaattttgctttgctggccatatatacagtgagatgtatgttaaatcctgaacacacaaactgaaactggcagttataacataatacactgggtggcgctgttgagtgtagactagggttgcagcggtataccggtttcacggtataccacggtttgaaaatttatggttatcataccatgtacatttgcttatgtACGGTATTGAGAgaaaaatgcaaccggatggagaatcttacatgcgcgtgcgcatcttctttcctcctcgtctgcctgactcgtcaacttgcgtctcacacaaacaaatgcagcagagaaaatgttAGAGAGAAGCCGAGGCAAGGAGTCTGACATGAgcgtgtgtgagttaaagcagtgtttctcaactggtctattcgtactgcggacagcagggaaagaacaatgccatggccCAAGTGATGTACTATTTAGGACTGCCTAGGCAGATGTAAtaataatctcgcaaacagctaaagcagacatgggcaacatacggcctgCAGtccggatcaggccctccacatggtttaatgtggcccccGGCTCATTTatcgaaaacattttttttattggatatttcagttaacttgcattgggacctaacgcgtctccacaagtgtttaacgtgatcagggttgccagataagagacacaagacccccagtttgagatttatacttgctcaaattggaaatattccgcctaatgttatgtttattttgtgcaatctggcaaccatgcacgtctcgctttctcctttgaacaaatttagcgatctgtagtgcaatattctgctcaagaaGAAGTGTTGTAGGGCTACTCTGTGTcaattcttgaggctgcttgtgatgtttggtgctactaattttgcaggtaaaccttctcagttattaaattaaatataaaagtagatctcggcatcattgacgtgagcaaaagcaagccagagacaaatttattttttatttgtgcaattgagaaatgttgaagtcccttcgcacctgtatgttaatctaactcttgcaatAATCATTTATCATGGttatgcagcctgtgttattcagttgtgtgctgaaagtcaaacgttgacatcaacaacaaaaatgtcacttgatgcatgtccttgtactggaaaaccacaaataaaactatgcaacataaaaaggaaatgcaacccaggatacattaaatacaggttatgtttaatctatggaaGGTCGACACtttatttccaatgtaaaatctgtcctgaagcaaaaccagttgagaagcactgagttaaaggtacagacaggagtcgtctgcagtatatgttaattattaataatcataggacattactactaaagctcacacagctgatgttactaacatgctttagttatataacatgttttagttacattttttatcatgtttataatttgatttattattataattctgttagctttcttattttttctatttattttattttcaaaagggagacttttttttttacacatcaataaaataaatggtttaaatttataaatgtttgctccaaaataaatgaataaataacccttctgttttcactgataatagaaattgtgtaataccgtgatattttctgagaaggttatcataccgtgaaaatctcataccgttcaACCctagtgtggacacaagttggtCACATTTGATGAGCAAACCGTTCTATCAGTGTGTttagatggacaccagaaaagcaggttattgtgagaatgtggcttactgtgagaactgggttcctgtttaaatgtaccgtataaatgctgtaaacttcattctcgtatatgtgcagctcgtcagaaacCAGCGTCCCCGTAGCAATGTAATCCCCGCAACACttctgtaaataacaaacatggtatccgagaaagactatgcttggggaggtaagggacattccatcatttaaactggtgtgtataaatgagtatagtttacggaGCACatgatatgcttgtttttctcaacaaaaacgtgacatgagatacaatataaacataactattatGTGGCGAGTGTTTATACTTGTCCTGTATGTTAACTACATCAGTCTACTTTggcggtttctttttcttcgtTTTGCATGAGCTTaagtgcttttctttttttttgttttcacgcattgcttgtttaaatattaatCAAAACACAGGACATGGTctaagcttgttttgattataattggaagcttttttttaatggtgacgcaaccttaataacaaaaaatattttacaatgtctctttctcattaattaccttcatttaaataatagaatatacatttttttttatgagcttaaatagtcgaataccaaattattgatgaatgcccattcCTACTTAGTCTTGAGCGTCCTCgtatttaaatgtacctctaaacgCTTCGTCTGAATGTTTGtggttgctcagctgtttcaaacttctttttggctctgagcaaaGGTGGAGCACTTCGCCATGAGTGTGCTGGTGCCTTTAACTTTCAAAATAGCCTTGGTGGAGGCATCCACTGCAAGAATCACTGGCcatttaatgcagtgtttctttaacttttatttattttttttctccccaatttggaatgcccaattcccaatacgctccaAGTCATGATGCTGGCGTAGTGGCTTGCCTCAATCCATGTGGTAGAGGACGAATCTCGTACTTGCCTATGCTTCTGAGGCCATCAATCTgcatatcacgtggcttgttgagtgcattactgcggagacatagcgcgcgtggatgcttcatgctattctccatggcttatgcccgtttcacacatactccgtttgcagtgcgtatgcagtGCGCattttttttccgtacccatgttaacaggttagagcttttacactgcacgcgatgcagtccgtcgatccgttccagttgcggtgcgtatacagcagtgcagcgatcgtttacgcaccgagtctatttttgctgtgctgcaccgcactgaattaaagtggcagcgcattgttcacattaaaatagacatagattgacaagaaactgtaatcatttcatcatatacgcataatttcagttaatgtgttctacagttactaaattgcaaggtcaagaaaaacaaaaaagaatgattatagtcccaaaagttgcaaaatgccatcctatatgattttttaccctaaaaaaatacAGAGTGAatgcaaatgcgtctcattcttctccttagcaacagatatagcgcgatagcttttcttcaactcgatctacatgtaaaacaaaatcacaatgattaaaaggaattttcatactgtttcagtgccttaaacaatctcaaatttaacgttttcgtttaaaatcaaaattccttacacattttggattttgtggcacacagaaactgcggatcagtagcgcactgcaaacgcaacgtatgtgaaagcactatagcgcgtgctgctcctgtaccgcatacgcactgcacacggagtatgtgtgaaacgggcgttacacgcataactcaccatgcaccccaccataGTGcaaccatgtgaatctacccttcctagcaaccgggccaatttggttgcttaggagacctggctagagtcactcagcatgctccgtattcaaactcgcgactccaggggtggtaatcagcgtctttactcactgagctaccttGGCCCCCTAATGCTGTGTTTCTGAGATCTGGAGGTAAATTCCATTTTGCAAAGAAGGACTGATCATTAACCTTAAGCACAGCAGCTATTCTCGTTTGACAAAGCAAAGCAACAAACTGAGTTACAGAGGGGTGAGGATCTTTTATCAATCTGTGAGGGAAAAAATCGGGGGGGGGGATTTTATTTATCATACAGTTTGAAAATGGTGAAGATTAGGTTCAGTATCTGTCTTTGTGTTTTAAATAGAAAACCCTCCAgccaatcatcatcatcatctattTATTCACTACTGAGATCCTTCTCACAATTTAAAACTGCACTATTCAGGTGACTTGGGGCCTGAGAATATATGTTGTACAGCATCTCTTGTATAGAGATTGaacaatgttcattttaatgagcccatattatgctaatttacaggttcataattttattttgggggtctactagaataggtttacatacttaaatgttcaaaaaactCATTTTTCTCATCCTGTACATTTCTTTTCCCCATGCTTCATACTCTGGCTGAAATGCTCTGATTTAcctactgtctctttaaagcccccctttccgaaatGCCCAGTGTGCTCTGATttgtcagctggcccagtctgttgtgattggtcaaccgcatGGAacatgtgtcggaaatgtaacgccTCTTACCATAACAGAGTTTCAGCTACCAAAGCTTCTTGAGCAGCTCTGTAAAtactattgtaactatggtaacagtggtGTCGGTTTTTGCCGTACCAGCTCTAGCTGATCAACCCGAACCAACTTTGCAAGCACGACTTGAGCCGGTTATTTCACAGtgtaagttttaattttgtagctttcttacta harbors:
- the LOC127658246 gene encoding chemerin-like receptor 1 isoform X1, whose translation is MMDPINFTESPLNQNTSEFDYDYYENTELEKSLNIMSLIVYTLAFVLGVVGNGIVIWVAGFKMKRTVNTVWFLNLAVADFLFTAFLPLSVAYTAKGFHWPFGQFMCKFNSTLSFLNMFSSVYILVVISVDRCVSVACPIWAQNHRNVSRASVMSLAVWIFALVLSSPYFVFKDTAPDHSNENIINCFNNFAFSDDYETPEVVALRMLRHRAMIVTRFLLGFVVPFVIIVSCYAVIIHRLQRNCSMSGRTRHPFKIIAAVITAFFLCWAPYHILVLIEMVNHMATKYSPTLQYVTTVGIPVATSLAFLNSCLNPLLYVFMVQNFKDKVRKSVLKVLETAFTEEVSCTNTCTHSMHIIRNKEQESKSFSDAEV
- the LOC127658246 gene encoding chemerin-like receptor 1 isoform X2; translation: MMDPINFTESPLNQNTSEFDYDYYENTELEKSLNIMSLIVYTLAFVLGVVGNGIVIWVAGFKMKRTVNTVWFLNLAVADFLFTAFLPLSVAYTAKGFHWPFGQFMCKFNSTLSFLNMFSSVYILVVISVDRCVSVACPIWAQNHRNLSSIVSKETVRCLDELDILSRSLLL